The proteins below are encoded in one region of Paraburkholderia phenazinium:
- a CDS encoding OmpA family protein — protein sequence MKQFLIKHFGASFLGALVVGLAGCTTQSGPTYTVNAVRISGLQTQAYRVTCHGLLESGESCMKVANEICHDKGVTKLELVDGLHSGADDNDPREMTFACGGSPVRQAVPEAQSEPVAKPVVAPVVIPAAPRQVLLQGDANFDHDSAELKDAAKQQLDGFVRANQGVNFKRLVATGYTDSTGSAAHNDVLSRERAAAVVNYLRQRGVRADNFAYEGRGAADPVASNATAAGRALNRRVEVRVLAQ from the coding sequence ATGAAACAATTTCTGATTAAACATTTTGGCGCGTCCTTCCTCGGCGCGCTCGTGGTCGGCCTCGCAGGATGCACGACGCAATCGGGACCGACCTATACGGTCAACGCAGTGCGCATCTCTGGCCTGCAAACCCAGGCATATCGTGTGACGTGTCACGGTCTGCTGGAAAGCGGCGAGTCGTGCATGAAGGTCGCCAATGAAATCTGCCACGACAAGGGCGTCACAAAGCTCGAGTTGGTCGATGGCTTGCATTCCGGCGCCGACGATAACGATCCGCGCGAAATGACCTTCGCCTGTGGTGGTTCACCTGTCCGGCAAGCCGTTCCTGAAGCGCAATCCGAGCCGGTCGCCAAGCCGGTCGTCGCTCCTGTAGTCATTCCCGCGGCACCGCGTCAGGTGCTGTTGCAAGGTGACGCGAATTTTGATCACGACAGCGCGGAGCTGAAGGATGCCGCGAAGCAGCAGCTCGACGGCTTCGTTCGTGCAAACCAGGGCGTGAATTTCAAGCGCCTCGTTGCGACGGGGTATACCGATTCGACCGGCTCTGCTGCGCACAACGACGTGTTGTCGCGTGAGCGTGCAGCGGCGGTGGTGAACTATCTGCGCCAGCGCGGCGTGCGCGCCGACAACTTCGCGTACGAAGGCCGCGGCGCAGCGGATCCGGTTGCGTCGAACGCTACGGCCGCAGGCCGGGCGCTTAATCGCCGGGTCGAGGTACGAGTCCTCGCGCAATAA
- a CDS encoding beta-propeller fold lactonase family protein gives MRKFLLRGLRAAFATSTALAAATGLLTGLFSPAAHANNVIVLNSGEATLSLIDEATHQVVGTVPTGKEPHHLMATPDNGSLIVANSVSNNLMLVDPKTGKVQRWVENIEDPYQIGFSPDKKWVVTTGLRLDRLDIYHYDGHGMTLAKRLPLAVMPSHMAFSNDSKTVFVTLQVSGELAAVDLATQQVKWKMKVGKVPAGLWMTPGDKYLLIGMTGADYVAVLDWRNQKIVKTIQTGNGAHNFRSLADGKHVAVSNRVASTISIIDEDTLTNVGDITGLMPGPDDMELSADKRYLWVTFRFAKHVGIIDLTTRKLIQTIAVGRSPHGIYFYDRAPVTAPNGA, from the coding sequence ATGCGTAAATTTCTTCTACGTGGCCTGCGCGCCGCGTTCGCCACCAGCACGGCGCTGGCCGCGGCCACCGGCCTGTTGACCGGTCTCTTCTCGCCGGCCGCGCACGCCAACAACGTGATCGTGCTCAACTCCGGCGAGGCCACCCTCAGCCTGATCGACGAAGCCACCCATCAGGTGGTCGGCACGGTGCCGACCGGCAAGGAACCGCATCACCTGATGGCGACGCCGGACAACGGTTCGCTCATCGTCGCCAATTCGGTTTCCAACAACCTGATGCTCGTCGACCCGAAAACCGGCAAGGTGCAGCGCTGGGTCGAGAACATCGAAGATCCGTATCAGATCGGCTTCTCGCCTGACAAAAAGTGGGTGGTGACGACGGGCCTGCGGCTCGACCGTCTCGACATCTATCACTACGACGGTCACGGCATGACGCTCGCCAAGCGCCTGCCGCTTGCGGTGATGCCGAGCCATATGGCCTTCTCGAACGACAGCAAAACCGTGTTCGTCACGTTGCAGGTTTCGGGCGAGCTGGCCGCGGTCGATCTTGCGACCCAGCAGGTCAAGTGGAAGATGAAAGTCGGCAAGGTGCCGGCTGGCCTGTGGATGACGCCGGGTGACAAATATCTGCTGATCGGCATGACCGGCGCGGATTATGTCGCGGTGCTCGACTGGCGCAACCAGAAGATCGTCAAGACGATCCAGACTGGCAATGGCGCGCATAACTTTCGCTCACTCGCCGACGGCAAGCACGTTGCGGTGTCGAACCGCGTCGCCAGCACCATCAGCATCATCGACGAGGATACGCTCACCAATGTCGGCGACATCACAGGCCTGATGCCCGGACCCGACGACATGGAGTTATCGGCGGACAAGCGCTATCTGTGGGTCACGTTTCGCTTTGCGAAGCACGTCGGCATCATCGATCTGACCACTCGCAAACTGATCCAGACGATCGCGGTGGGCCGCTCACCGCACGGCATCTATTTCTACGACCGCGCGCCGGTGACGGCGCCCAACGGCGCCTAA